The Myotis daubentonii chromosome 1, mMyoDau2.1, whole genome shotgun sequence genome includes the window GCCTCTCGGTGTTGGACTCCTTGGCGCTGCTCTTCTCATTCTTGACGCGCCCATGACTATGGCTTCAGTTTTGCTTTACCCAGGAATGGCCCCCTGCACAGACCTGTCCTCTGAACTCCATGCTTGTTCAACACCTCAACATCTACTCAACATCTACACTGATATGTCTCAAAGGCTTCTCAAACACAACCTGCTCTAAACCGAATTTGTATTTTCCTGCTATATTCCACCTAAACCTGGTCCTCCTCTAGAATTCCCCATCTCAGTGACTGATAACACTATCTGTACCTTGTATTTGAATATCATCTGGACACTTCACTCACCCTCACCAGCCATCATGAATCCTGTTTGGtcagttttaaatatttgtagaGTCCATCACGTGTCCTTCCAGGAGCCacagccgcccccctccccccccccccccccaccaccactactCTCTTTAGTTGTTTAGTTTCCACACTTCAGCTAcagtgatcatttttaaaaacaactgtaGCAACCATGTCACTACTTTGCTTAAAATGTGCCAATGGCTGCGCATAGTCTTAAGAAAACCAACATCTGATACTACCCTATTAGGCCTGGCATAAGCtgacccctgcctccctctccagcctcatttGAGCGGCTCTCCTCTCACTCTGAACTGCAGCCAACTTCTTGCAATTCCTTCAATAGCTCATGCACTCTCCTAACCTTCGTCCTCTTAATACTTCCAACCTTCCAACTTCTGCTGAAAATTACTTCTTCAGCAAACTTTTGGGGACTGCCTCCTTACCCTTCTCcctcttgtattatttttctaggGCTACAATCATGAAGTGTAAAAAACTGTGTgacttaaaataacagaaatgtactatgtcacagttctggaagctagaggtatgaaatcaaggtgttggcagggtagGTTTCTTCTGAGGGCTGGGATGgagagtctgttccatgcctttcTCTTAGCTTCTGATGATTTGCTGGCAGCCTTTGGCATTCCTTTTCTTGTGAAACATCACTCCAATGTCCACCTTGATCTTCACATGGTGATcttccaaatttcctctttttatgagGACACCAACATATTGAATTAAAGGTCCAGCCTACTCCCGTATAACCTCATAttaactaattatatctgcaagGACCCCATTACCcaataaagtcacattctgaggtactaggggTTAGAACTTCAGCGTATAGATTTGGGAGAAGGAACACAATTCAACTCATAATACCACCCATTTCTGAGGTGGAGTCCTCCAggaataatatattttcatagtCCTGCCCTGCAGACTTTTCCCTCAAGTGCTGATTAGTTTGTAATTCTTAATCAAATAATCACACAAGCGAAAGTATATCTGATCCTCCTCCCCCatagactgtaagctccatgagggacCATGCCCATTTTTGTTGACCACTGTACCCCCATGCTTGGCATATGGCAATTGTTCAATAGGTATTCACTGAGTGAAGCAATGAACTCCATGGCCCTCCAGGTCCTTCACTGCATGGCGGTGTGAGCAGGGCAGCATTTATGTCCCTGCCTACTCAGTCTCCTCCCAGCACTCTAGCTTCTGGAGCAGCCGGTCCTCTGAGGCAAGTAGGACTGGAGGCAGAGCTACTGGCTCATCAATTGCTGCCCAATTAGTGACCCCTTGAAACTCCAGCATCACTTTCCCTATGAAGCCAACCCCCGCTAGGAAAAGTCATGCCTAAGATTTGCTAGCACCCTGAACTTCCGTTTCACGTGTGCCTCTTAAGCACCACCGATTATTATTGAGGAGGATAAGGGAGCTCCTCTGAAGATGTTAAAATACGTCACTTCTCCAAGAACCAGAAGAGTTCAGCTGGGTGGTTAATGGATGAAGAAAATAACTTCTTGGTGCGTCTTTCATCTCTAATACTCTAAGATCCTCATTATTCGATAACTTTAGACATGGTCTCTCAATGCAGCTAGAAAAGGATTCTTAGTCTTTTAACTCTCTGACCACTATTTAGATCAATAAGTCACTGACCATAGGGCAATAGAACCATATAGAACCCAGAATACCACTGTGATCCCATTGAAATTGCCTTCTCTGTGTGCTCTCAAGAGCAAGTGCTGCTTTCGCAAAGTGTTAAGATAGTTTAATGCCTGGTTTTTATGTTTCATCATCTCATGGCTCGAGGAATGCTGAATGCTCTAAATGTTGGGCTTCTAGAAGCTTGAACCCATTGACCTGCCACAAGTAATTACTTCTGAAAGGATCTTGAGCCAGCGAGAACCCAGGACGACTCGCAAAGCAAAGGTGAACTGCAGTGGTACTCGGAGGGGGTGGGTGTAACTGGAGGGTGGGCCGTCCTTTTCATGTACTCCCTGCACAGAGGACTTCAAAGCAAATCACACTATTACGTTATTCAGTGTTAGAACTTGATAAAGCCCTCTGTCTTCTCCTgggcctgcctcctgctggcaACTGCTCTTGCCTGTCAGGTGAACCCCTGGCCCTTCTCCGCTTCCTGGTGGAacagggagaagaagaagagacagagaaattgTACTTGGAAATTGGTGACTCTAGAAGTGTTCAAATATGTGGGAAAGTCCAGCATAACTCTTCCCTTTCATTTCTTCCACTCGGCTAAAACTTTCTCTTTGTTCTCAGTTTTCAGGATAAATCATACTACAACGCACCAAAAAGTCATCCTGGAAAGGGCTTActgtaaaattctttctttttataaacttGTCATACTCTGCTGAGAAAACTTCCCTCGTGCAGAAATGTAAAATGTGAGGTAGAAGCAGATTTCTAACACTTTCTACTCCTGATTCATTTTGGAACCAGCTAGATACTGCTGTGTGCTGGCTCACTTGGTAGAAGATGTCCAGGTAGTTTTGGATCCTCAAGGcaagccgtgggcaaactacggcccgtttgaaatgaataaaacttaaaaaaaaaaaaaaaagaccgtacccttttatgtaatgatgtttactttgaatttatattagttcacacaaacactccatccaggcttttgttccggccctccggtccagtttaagaacccattgtgtccctccagtcaaaaagtttgcccacctttGCTCAAGGCCATGTTTGTGAGGCTGATAGCACCTCAGGAGATGGCCTCTCCCTGAGGCTCACATCAGTGAACACAGTCATTGTCCACAGGCCACCATAAAACATCACTGAACCGCATCTGGTGGTAAATGAGTGTGCATcacccctgattgccctcaaTGACTGTCAACACTGTCCCACTGGAGTTTATGGGAAGAGCACCAAAGTCACAAATAATCAACTTCAAGTCCTTCCTAAATTGTAATATACCAGAGCTTATGTTGGTATATAGGGGAACACTCTGTATAAATAGGTTCTAATTTCATAGCCAGACAAGTAGTCAGTGGTAGAAGagatagggagaaagagagagaggttggTCTCATCAAACCAGAACACATTTCTGGGGAAATAGTAATAAGCATCTATTGATAGTGGAAGTGATATCTTGTCAAAATGAGATGTGAAAAGATATGTCCATTCAAGGTCTGAAACACTCCACAGGAACCTTAAAAAACTACATTGCACACATTGCCAACTGCCACTCCATTCACTGGTAGCTACACAAAGGTCTTATCTGGGAACTGCCGTGGTTCGCCTTTGATATCAGAGGAGATCTCTATGGATTACGATTGTGGATTCATCTTGTTCTGCTCCAAAAAGGATTTCAAGTTTAGATTGCAGAGTCCATAACTAGTTATCTCACACTAATGAAGGTGTCATCTTTTGTAGCaggaattggaaaagaagatgcaAATTCCAATGTATACTTCTGGGAAAAGACAATATTTACATAAGATGCAAATGCTGGAAATAAACCGGAAAAGACAAGAGGTAAATATGAGAAGACTATCATATTTACCAAAGTCACTGAACATGATAACTGCCCTGGCACATAAAGGTAGTTAAGGGTTCATCTCCAGTCTTTTTAAATCTAGCCATTAGATCCAAAAGATTCAACTACTGGAATTGGGAAGAACCAGCAATATTCCTTCTCCTACCAACTAAGTCTTTCCTCTGTTTTCAATCTTCATAGGATCTAGCTGTGTCTCAGGTCTCTCTTTTTAAACTTTTGCTTCTATGACATTCTGGCTCCAGAAGAAAAAATGGGTTAGATCATTTTTCTTggtttagtaaaaaaaaaaggggggggcggTGAGTGGTGTGGGGTTGGTCTTTATTCTGATACTGAAGCATCTCTGCAATGTATGCCATAGagcggtggtcggcaaactgtggccccttgagcgtggctcttccacaaaataccatgtgcgggtgcacacatacagtgtgattggaACTTCGtggctacactcaaggggccaaagagtcgcatgtggctcgtgagccgcagtttgctgaccactgccataGAGCGATCTTACAAGAAAGACCTCTTGTTACAAAGCCATGTACAGTATGGCTCCAAACTTCTCACTCCAGTGAATAAGCCTAAAACCACTGTCTGCTGTTATTCCAATTATATCAACCAGCCTTCGGAGAAATGCTTTCACAGAAGTCCTCACCTTTTTGAGACGGCGGATATATTCTCCCTTCTCCTAACAAACCTGTGCATAAAGAAACACTCTGTGCCTTCTAATAGGAAAAAGAGAGTCCTATTCTGATTAGGGGACCACAGATGCCCACAGATGATTACACAACTGGCAAAGTGGCTGACCCATGGACCTATTCTGGTGACAGTAgctgagggtggggatgggggttgggAGGACTTGAACCATTTATAACTGATCGTTTTCAGGCCCAAGTGGAGTTGAAGAAAAGTCTTCACAGGGAGGCGAGGATTAATAAGGAGAAACCGAGGGACAGCACAGCCAAGAAAATCCTTGACAGCATCCCCAGAGATGACGGTGACTTTCTAACCGTGTTGCCTGATGAAACCTTAAACCCAAGTCCAGGTGAGCCATGTCgtttttttcagtaaaataaagtatttcaagtgtttcaatCATCACCAAATAAACTTTCAGGGGTACGGGTAGGAACTTGTTAGGGTAGGAGGTCAGTAAACAGCCTGAGGTCCCGGCTGATACTTACTTCCTGGAATATAGTGGGTAGGTTATCATGTCATTTGGATGGCCCGGAAGAAAAGGCAGAAGTTTAAGCACTGTAATAAgatgctttctttctttatagagcagtgatggcgaacctttggagctcggcgtgtcagcattttgaaaaaccctaacttaactctggtgcagtgtcacatatagaaattttttgatatttgcaaccatagtaaaacaaagacttatatttttgatatttattttatatattaaatgccatttaacaaagaaaaatcaaccaaaaaaatgagttcgcgtgtcacctctgacacgcatgtcataggttcgccatcactgttatagaggCTTGCTGTACTTTGTATGCATTATTGGCAATCCTCGCTCCATCCCTAGGAGGGAAAAAGGCCAGAGAGCCTCACCTTGTGGTGAGAGAGAATAAAGCACGTGGAGGATATATTAAACGGGAAATGGGTATCAGCTGGTTGGGTGCCACATGCAGACACTCTCACCCCCGGCCCACTCTTCCCCCCACAGCACACTCGGCATATCTAAACTGAATCCAAGCCTGCCCCTGCTGCATCCATGCATTCAGCGAGGCCTCCGTGCTCTGGGGCCTTTCCGGCCTTTCTGTTCCCCCTCCTGGCAGCTGGTCAGTCGCCAAGTCCTGTTGAGGTCGCCTAGCGCTGAAATCTCCCTTCTGTCTCCCATCCCCCATATCGCCTTTAGGCCATCGTGTCATACCAGGGCTATTGCGACAGCCTCCTGACTGCACTCCTCACTCAGGTCTCACCCTCCCACATCAGCCCTCCACTTCAGTGGTTCCCAGTGTGGTCCCCAGACCTCCAGCACCAGCCTCACCTGGGAACGTGTTAGGGCCCCAGCCAGAGTGACTGAATCAGAAACTGCAGGATGGGCACAGCAATCTGGGTTTAGCACCCTCTACCGTGGTGATTCGATGCCTGTAAAGTTTAAGAACCACAGGTCTATTGTCCACAGACCAGCAGGGTCTGCATCACCTGGGAGTTTATTAGAAATGCGGAATTtcagaccccaccccagaccgACTGAATCAGGCCCCACATTTTGTCAAGATTCCAAAGTGGTTCCCCTGCACAATAATGTTCTAGAAGTACTGCACTCAGAGTGGAGGAGCCTTATACAATGCAAATCTGATCAACTCACTGTGTTGCTAAAAGAAATCCTTCAGTGAGTCCCCATCAGCCTGAGGACAAAGTCTAACTCCCTCCCTGGCTTCATCTCCTGCCATCTCCTACCCAGCCCCACACCGCAGTCAGCCCAGATTGCTCACAGCCTCAGATTGCGGTGTGATTTCCAACAGATATCTGCATACGTAACCCCTGCGCTATGTTGCCCCACCAATTAGAGCCCCATAAAGTTTGCCCTGTCTGTATTGCTCCAGGGCAAGCCCACCCTTGCAAATGTACAAGATTGTCTACCCTCTTAGATTGCCCTGCTGTGGGCCAAATCCCCACCTCAGCAAGACTGACCACTGAGAGCTCTAGGGAGATGCTGGCCACGCCTCTGGTGGTCTTGGGCTTCTAAGAGCAAAATAGGCAGCTGAAAGAGATCCTGCTCCTGCTCAGAACGAGATGCTTAATCAATACATTAATGCAATAAGAACAGGCTGAATCATTGAAAATCTACTTGAGGCATCTATGTAACCTATACTCCTGAGTCCCGGAATAAAATATGCCGTGTTATCATGCAGAAAAACaacttttacaattaaaaaaaatattggcaaAACAAGTAAGAAAAGTGCCTCAGCTACAGTTAGACACAGAGACTCATTGTTTGAGATCAGGCCAAGGAAAACCAACACAGGTGTAGTCTTTGGGAGGTGCTCCAGAATTGGAGAGGCTCAGGGGAGACTGTGACACATGGTGATGGGGTTTTCCTGCTTTCCCCATGCTATTCTGAgctgcttcatttttctctggCAAAGGTTTATGGAGTGCTTACTATAAGCCAGGCACTGTGGTCTGCCCTTAAATGCATTAATCCTCACATCACCTATAAGGTAGGAGTTACTATTAGGCCCTACGTAATGGAGCCAATATTCAAGGCCAAGTCCTTCTGACTCCCAAGTGTGCTCTCTCACCCACCCTCTTGTACAGCCTCGTTGGAGCTCCGTCCAGGACAACCGTGGGAAATTCTGCAAATATAGAGGTTGTGACTCCTCAACCTTATCTTTCAAGAGCAGGCTGCCCTCTGCAAAGCCTATAGATTTCACCACAGCAGTAGGCACATGCTGGATTAATGATTCCTTTTTACTTATTCCAAAATAGTGTCTTTGATTTCTTCCCCTGTCTTCTAAAAGCAAttctctttgctttctcctaGAAATGGGGTGTAGCCAAGATCATAGACTTACAAGAGGATCCTGCTAGTTAGATTCTGGTAGTTAAGATTCCTCTGTACCCATCTCCTCTGATTTTATGCTGTATTTGCCTATTCCGTTCCCTCTTTTGGAATTGACGTGAGAGTTCAAGTCTCTTTCTTTCTGCAGcttctttaaaatgaaatcacccacactttacatatatttatataataaattatatatactgtatatgtatatatataaaatgatacatAACTAACACAAAGTGAACATCGTTTTTTAGAGCTTAAAATTCTATGAGTTTTAAGATGTTTGTGTTGCTCTTGCCCTTTCCAGAAGCCATATGTAGTGGGTAGAAAAAGGCATGGACTTGGAATCAAGGTCTTTCATTTGAGCCCCACCAGGACATTCATTAACTGTAATAAATGGGAGCAGGGACCTTCTCTAGctcccagaacagtgcctggtacatagtatcTCTCAATAATTATTAGATATATATTTGTCTACATGAGATTATTCTATAGACAAAGAGATTACAGCTAAATTATAGTCATTTAATCTCTGCAAACCTcaatttccacatctgtaaaatgggaatataaaGCATGTCACCAAGTAGGTTTTATGTAAAATTAATATACATCTGCGGGAAagcatatataaaatgtaaagtgtCATGTAAATGCATGGGAATATGGACACAACTGAAGAAAGATGGAACTGATATCTTATAGTGAAAATAACTATATACCTCAGGGAAGTGTCATCCTAAATACATCATTTGTCACCTGCACAATTCTGGTCTTATCTGGACACCTGTGCTATTATTTACTTAGTATTTTAGTAGTTTTCTTTAAGCTTCTTCTAAGAACAAGGGCAACTTTCCTACATAACCACAATACAATTATTACACTTACAAATGTTAACATTCGTACATGCTATTTTCTAATGTTTGGTCCGTATGTGTCGATGGTTATCCCCATAATGCTCTTTATGGctactttttgtttctctgttaGTGCTTTCTTTTTTAGATCCAGGATCCAAACCAGGATCatacattgtattttattttctgtttctcagtctccttttttgcttgtttgttgttttgtttttttagagagagaggatggtgagagaggggagagagaaagaaagaaacattgatttgttgaccacttatttttgcattcattggttaactcttgtatgtgccccaaccagggatcaaacccgttaccttggtgtatcagggcgatgctctaaccagctgaggtATCTTGCCAGGGCTTCTTAGTCtccttgattttcttctttttttcttttctccttcctgcctTTGTTCTTAGGAGATTTGTGGTGATGGGCGCTGGGGGGCAGTGACTCTACAACTAATTCTCAAATGGATCAACTGAAAAGTACATATATAGTGACAAAATGTTGTTGGTGAGTTGGAGTGTACAGGTATATATACAGGTATAGTATTCTTGTGCCTTTCagaagatttaaatttttttagaaaaaggaaaagagaaacattgtgaATGCTTCCCCAGATGGAAtcctgtatatgtgtatatatttttaaaaataccaaacagATTATTCTGTGTTCATACAAAAACAGGCACTTAAACAAATACACCATTGTCAGGGGGGAATTAATTAAatcaacttttaattttttgtaggAAATTCACAGAATGCAGACTTTTTAGAACATCATTCAAGGAATGACTATGGTCCCCGGAAAATTGGCAAAATGGAAACATGGCTCCGTGAACAAGAGGCCTGGGGACAGCCGCTCTGGGACAGCTCTAGCTCCGACTCTGAGGAGCTGGGGGAAGTCACGAAGAAACCACGAGCCCTGGTGAGGACCAGGACAGAGAGAATCCCACCTTTTGACGAGTTTTTTGATCGAGAATAAGAATGCTCTTCACTAACCTAGATTCTCAGAGCACTGAAGGCTTCCTTTCCCGTAAAAACTCTTCAAGTTAGTATATGAATTATTCTGAGGGAGCCAATTCACTTGCTTTTTATTTGAAGTCTTATGATTAGCAGGTGTGGCATAGTTTGTTAGTGATGCTGCATAACCAACTGCCTAACACATAGGGGCATAAACAGCAGCCACATGTTGTTACACTCTTCTGTGGGTTGCTGGGCTCGGTTGGGTGGTTCTTCTGCTGGTCCCTTGTGAAGTCTTTCATGAAGATGAAGTCAGCCAGCAGCAAGGGCttgaccaggacactgagacaggTGGACCTCACTCCCTCTCCATACAGCCTCAGAGCCCCTTCACATGGTCTCTCCAGCCAGGTGGTGAATGAGGAGCCCAGGGCTCCAAAAAACAGATGTTccaagaggaggaaggagaagctgCCAGTCCTCTAAAGGGTAATCATGGGACAGGCTCTGCATCGCTCCTACATTCTGTTTGTTGAAGCAAATCATTGTCCAGATCGCAGTCAATGAAAAAGGGCTTGAATTCCAAACTGTGGCCCACCGGGGTGCGTCTTTGAGACTTGCCCCtacaccatatttttaaaaagcaaattatagCTTATAAAGCAAAGAGATGAGAAAGTAGATTTGACACAAATAAAGGTGAGTTTTTAAAGATGCTACATTAGAGACTAAGCTCACTAAGTCACAGTCTTGTGAGTTAGCAGTTTATGATCTCATAACTGAGAGGTTACAGGAAACAGGTGGAATAATGTCTAGTGTGAAATGTTGTTGTGAATTAAAGCTCGAAGTTAAATGAAGAACTCTTAAGAGTATGAGGTGATCTTTGAACTCTTTAAAACTAAAAGGAATGGTAGAAATAGTCAATACAAAAGTTactccatttataaaaattagatttttaggTAGCTTTAAGAGTTTTTTTTGGTGTAAAATTAGGCTGTACTTTTAGCATACTCTAAAAGTACTTTTATGCCATCCAGAAGTTTCTAAAATATTAGTAAAacttaaatcaaaataaaaataccctTTTAAGCCTTATTTAGGAGAccccctctcaaaaaaaaaaaaaaaaaaaaaagagggagttaCCCCCTGAATTTGATGTTCAGTGCATTTAAGTCAGTCACAAAGAACCGAAAAAGAAAGATTGCTGTGTCAGGGGATAAACAATCATGTTTCCTTCAAGGACAAAAGGCCTCTAGGTCACCTTTAGGCATTGTTACTCCCAGTTCTTTGCAAGAAGTATTCTTACTTTTTCTGTGGTATATAAAAAGCATAGTTCCTACAAAGGAATACATAATGGTTTGACCAGTCAGCCTTCTTGAAAAAGTAAAATCCTTGAGAGAAAAAATGAGTCCAACCTATTCATAATGAATATTATGGTTTATCTGAAGGTTTACAACAAAGTGGGGTGGTCAGCTCCCAGTGTGGAAGACAGCAGAGCTTAATTATATCTTCATCATGGTGGTCTGTGACTTGAAATTGGAATGACACCTCCTTCTAGAACTCACTGGAttgtgagctccatgagggcatGGACCATGTCTCTTCCAGGTGGCATCCCCACATCCTAGCACAACACCTGGCACTAattagtaaatgtttgttgaattcaTTAGCTTATGTGTTGAGCTAACTAGCTAATTAGAGAGGCACTTGTTTCTTTCCAGCTGTGCAGTTGCTCCCTCTCATTTCCATCATTTCCCACGAGTCTGAAATGTATCAGGCTGGTTATAcagtaaagaaaggaaaatgtctTCAAAAGCTCATGAAATGTATACATCTAAATGGATGGCATGAATTAGACATTGCCTTGGGATACAGGAGCTAGACACATATGTACCATAGTGAGGATGCCATAGCtcaaaaattttttcaaaactcTATCAGAGTGTGTTAGCTGCAAAGGAAAATCAATCATAACGGTGAAAACTATAAATTTCAGCCCAGGGGCAACGTTGTCGATCTTCTTCAACTGAAAATCTCCCCAGCTTTGGAAAGGAAAATGGCTTGTCAATGGCCAAATGCATGCTTCTCttgtgaaaataatattttccttctagctctgaatttttcaaaagaaaatctttttGGCACACTTTTGGAAACGTATCTTtctcaattgttttttttttctttttttcatgcaAACAGCCATTTGTCTTCATCTATTTTGATGATAATTCTGAGTTACTTTACCTGCATTTAACTAAAGAGGACTCTTGTAGGAGTCACCTGTGAAATAGTCTTATAAACAAACAGATAATGTTTTCTGCTTGCCCCAAGCCtttaaacacagaaaacaaaactccAGCTTTTTATGCCACTTTCTTTCTTACCAGGAAAGCATACAATCATCAAGTCATAATTAATATCAAATATTTCCTGCCTCAAACGAACAACAAAAGCCCATTTCCACATATTGCTGCAAAACCTCGTTTATTTAGAATACTTACAGGGAGGGCTTTGGAGAAAGTGTGTTAAGGGGTAGATTGGGGAAGGTCAGACCATTAAAAATCTGAATtacatctcatttttaaaaaaagaagtactatttttattacagtacaggataaacaaaacacatttgaaaaaaaaagtcaatagttgagatttattgttttaatatgtctttattgattttgagagagagagcgagaggaagggagagagagcgaaacatctatgtaaaagagaaacatttgttggttgcctcccacacacacccctatcagggattgaacccacaacctgggcacgtgttctgaccaggaatcaacaggcaacctttgggtgcacgggccaacgctcaaccaacttAGCCAGACTGGACAGGGctgaggtttatttttaaatgtatacttcAAAATAAGTCTGcaactcatttgttcattcatttaatcatgCATTCAACAAACAGATTTGAGTATCTACGACATGCCAAGCACTGTTCCAGGTGCTGAAAATACAGCAATAACCAAGACAAAGTCCCTATGCCAATAGGTTACA containing:
- the CCDC198 gene encoding uncharacterized protein CCDC198 isoform X1; the encoded protein is MGLSHSKAHPRVIKVAPLQNKEDETPSAGPAEFAFTQNLEEKSTYSLARRQDRSKAWEGQLPPLRETWYGRYSAVPRAMYFDIPLEQGETSIIKRHPPRRLQKLEPIDLPQVITSERILSQREPRTTRKAKQELEKKMQIPMYTSGKRQYLHKMQMLEINRKRQEAQVELKKSLHREARINKEKPRDSTAKKILDSIPRDDGDFLTVLPDETLNPSPGNSQNADFLEHHSRNDYGPRKIGKMETWLREQEAWGQPLWDSSSSDSEELGEVTKKPRALVRTRTERIPPFDEFFDRE
- the CCDC198 gene encoding uncharacterized protein CCDC198 isoform X2; translation: MGLSHSKAHPRVIKVAPLQNKEDETPSAGPAEFAFTQNLEEKSTYSLARRQDRSKAWEGQLPPLRETWYGRYSAVPRAMYFDIPLEQGETSIIKRHPPRRLQKLEPIDLPQVITSERILSQREPRTTRKAKELEKKMQIPMYTSGKRQYLHKMQMLEINRKRQEAQVELKKSLHREARINKEKPRDSTAKKILDSIPRDDGDFLTVLPDETLNPSPGNSQNADFLEHHSRNDYGPRKIGKMETWLREQEAWGQPLWDSSSSDSEELGEVTKKPRALVRTRTERIPPFDEFFDRE
- the CCDC198 gene encoding uncharacterized protein CCDC198 isoform X3, with the protein product MEDILQKLEPIDLPQVITSERILSQREPRTTRKAKELEKKMQIPMYTSGKRQYLHKMQMLEINRKRQEAQVELKKSLHREARINKEKPRDSTAKKILDSIPRDDGDFLTVLPDETLNPSPGNSQNADFLEHHSRNDYGPRKIGKMETWLREQEAWGQPLWDSSSSDSEELGEVTKKPRALVRTRTERIPPFDEFFDRE